CGTGGTCCACCGCGGCTTCAAGCGCGAGTTCCTCGGATTCAACCGCGCGCGCCATGCGGTGCTGGAAGCCGCCATCCTGGCGACGCGGACGCGGCTCCTCCCGATCGAGGAGATCCTGCGCGAGTACGAGCGTCTCCAGGTGATCGTGGACAAGACGGCGGGCCCGCGGGAGCACGAGGCCATGGCCATGCTCACCGAGTACGTGCGCAAGGAAGCCGCGGCGCTCCAGGGAGGAGGGGAATGACGGCCGCTGAGGCGGTGTGGGTCGAAGCGCCGGCGCGGCTGCACCTCGGGCTGCTCGATCTGCGGGGCGACCTGGGCCGGCGCTTCGGCGGGATCGGGATCGCGGTCCGGGAGCCGTCGCTCCTCCTGGAGGCGCGCCCGGCGCCGGAGCTCATCGTGAGCGGCGAGGAAGCGGAGCGCGTGGCGTCGTACGCGCGCCGCTTCCTGGAGCACCACGGCCTGAGCGGCGGCGCCCGGCTGCACCTGCACCGGGCGATCCCGGCCCACTGCGGGCTGGGCTCGGGGACCCAGATCGCCCTCGCCGTGGCGCGCGCCCTCGCCATCCTCTACGGCCGGCCGACGGCCGCGGCCGAGCTCGCCACGGCGGTGGGGCGCGCGCGGCGGTCCGCCATCGGGACCTGGGCGTTCGAGCGCGGCGGGTTCATCCTCGAGGGCGGCCGCCGCGATGATGACGACCGGCCGGCGCCGCTGCTCGTGCGCCACGCGATGCCGGAGGACTGGCGCTGCGTGCTGGCCATACCGGACATCGGCCCGGGGCTCAGCGGCGACGCCGAGGAGGCCGCGTTCCGGTCGCTGCCGCCGCCGTCCGAGGCGCTGGTCGGGCGGATCGCGCGGCTCGTCCTCATGCTGCTCCTGCCCTCCCTGGTGGACGGCGACCTGGAGGGGTTCGGCCGCGCCGTCACCGAGATCCAGCGCTGCGTCGGCGAGTCGTTCGCGGCCGTGCAGGGCGCCACGTTCATGCACCCGCTCGTCGAGGAGCTGATCGCCGAGATGCTGGCCGGCGGCGCGGCGGGCGCCGGCCAGTCCTCCTGGGGGCCGACGGTCTACGGGTTCGTTCGCGGCGACGCTGCGGCCCGGGACCTCGCCGGCCGGATCGAACGCCGCCTCGCCGGCCGCGGGCTCGTCCTCTCCGTCGCGTTCGACAACACGGGCGCTCGGGCCTGGCGGGGCGGGGAGCAGCCCTCCAGCGCCCCGGGTGTCTCATCTGACCCCCCACCATCGTCTCTCCAGTAGGAGGCCATCCCCGCGAACGGATCACCCGTGGGCATTCGCCGGCTTTTCGAACGCCACTATCCCGCCCTCGTCCGCTTTCTCTACCGGCGGCTGGGCGACCGCGACCAGGCCGAGGAGCTCGCGCAGGAGGCGTTCACGCGCCTGCTGAACCAGCGGCTCCGCCGGCCGACCGCCTGGCTCTACGCCGTGGCGGCGAACCTGGCGCGGGACGCGGCCCGCGGCGAGGCGGTCCGGGCGCGACGGCTCCAACTGCTCGCCGGTGAGTTCGCGGACGCCACGCAGCCGAGCCCGGAGCAGGAGCTCCTGCGCGAAGAGACCGCGCGGCGGGTGCGGGCGGCGCTCCTCTCGCTCTCGGAGCGGGACCGGCTGCTCCTCCTGCTGCGCGAGGAGGGGCTCAGCTACCGGGAGATCGCGGACGTGGTCGGCGTCTCGCCCACGTCGGTCGGCCCGCTGCTGACGCGGGCGCAGCGCCGCTTCGTGCAGCTCTACCACGACACGACGACGGAGGCGCACGATGCGTCCGCATCCGCCTGAGGGCGAGCTGCAGGCGCTGCTGGACCGCGAGCTCGGCCTGGTCCGGCGCCTCCGGCTCCGCATGCACCTCCGGCGCTGTCCGTACTGCGCCGGCCGGTACGAGGCCGTCGCCCGCGCCAACGCGGATGCGACCCGCCTCCTCTCGTCGCTCAGCCTCGCCGTGGACCCGGCCGACGCATGGGCCCGGTTCCTGGTCCTGAGCGGCGGGCGCGCGGCGCGCCCCACCGTTCCGCTCATCGCCCGGCTCGTCGTGCCCGCGGTGGCGGGCGCGGTGGCCGTCGCCTCCTACATGGCCTGGCCGCGGCCGGAGCTCAGCGCCGCCGACCTGCGCCCCGCGGAGCTGCTCGAGCGCCTCGCGGAGGCCGTGGACGACGTCGTCCTGGACCTGTGCTGCGCCGACTACGATGGCGGCGGGTTGCCGGATGACGGCCTGGTCACGCTGAGCGGCCCCGGCGAGGTGGTGAAGCTCGTCGTGGTCTACGAGGACGTCGACGGGGACGGCAAGTTCTCGCCCGGCGACCGCGTGCGTTACGTCTCAGCCAGACCCTCCATTCGCTGACCGAACACTTCAGGAGTGTGCCATGAAGTGCACGCGTCTCATCGCGCTGACCTGTAGCGTGATCGCGGCGAGTCCCGCGCTCGCCCAGGCGCCCGACGCCGCGTCCGACACGACCACGTTCCGCCTGCCGGCGGTGCGGGTCGAGGTCTCGCGACTCGGCGTCGGCGGGATCCCGCTCGCCCGTACGCCCTTCGGCGCGGCCGTGATCGACGCCGAGGAGCTGCAGCGGAGCCCCTCGCTCACCATCGCGGACGCGCTGGGCCGCCTGCCCGGCGTCGCGCTCGCCGACGAGCTGGGCAGCGCCTACCAGCCGGACCTCGTGCTGCGGGGCTTCAGCGTCTCGCCGGTGGTCGGGCTCCCCCAGGGCGTGAGCGTCTTCGTGGACGGGGTGCGGATCAACGAGCCGGACGCCAGCCAGGTGAACTTCACGCTGGTGCCGTTCGCCGACCTCGAGCGGATCGAGGTGCTGCGCGGCCCCTCCGGCCCGTTCGGCAAGAACACCCTCGGCGGCGCCGTCAACCTCGTGACGCGCCGGGGCGGGCCGCAGCCGTTCGTGAACGCCGAGGCGTCGTTCGGGAGCTTCGGCCAGCTCGAGGGGCGGGCGCAGGTCGGCGGGCAGCGCGGCCCGTTCGACTACTACATCTCCGGCCGCTACCGCCAGGAAGACGGCTGGCGTGACGCCTCGTACACCCGCACCGCCCAGGTCTTCGCCAAGGGCGGCTGGACGAACGGCAACACGGACGTGTGGCTCTCCTACACGTTCGCCACGGACAGTCTGCTCCAGGCCGGGTCGGTGCCGATCACGTGGCTGCAGTCCAGGGACTCGATCCCGCCCCGCTGGCGCAACACGGATGACGCGCGGAAGATCAACTTCACGGGCGGCGACTTCTTCGGCCCGACGATGCACTTCCTGAACGCGCAGCTCACTCAACGGCTGAGCCCGCAGACCGAGCTCAAGGCCAACGCGTTCTTCCGCAGCAACGACATCGAGCAGTTCAACGCGAACTTCACCGAGCCGGACACGCGCCTCCTCACGGACATCCGCTCCGTCGGCGGCACGGTCCAGCTCGCGCACGTCCGCGGCGACCTCCAGATCGACGGCGGCATCGAGTACGCGTTCAACGACGTCGAGATCACCATCTTCGACCACCCGAACGAGAACTACCCCACGATCGATCCGGAGGGCGAGCTGTCGGAGGACGTGGGCACGAAGGAGCACAACGTCGGCGCCTACATCCAGGCCCGCTACATGCCGAACCCCCGGCTCGCGTTCACCGGGATGCTGCGCTACGACTACGTCAGCCTCCCGTTCCGTGACTTCCTCGAGCCGGAGAACGACGGCGACAACACCTTCAATCAGTTCACGGGCGCGCTGGGCGTGGACTACGTGCTGCGCCCGGGCGTGGTCGGGTTCGCCAGCTACGGCCGCGGCTTCCGGGCCCCCACGATCATGGAGCTCGCCTGCGCCGACCCGGACGATCCGTGTCCGCTGCCGTACGAGCTGGGCGCCGACCCGCCGCTCGATCCGGTGACGACGGACACGTGGCAGGCGGGGCTGCGCCTCTTCCAGGGCCCGTTCTCGGCCGACATCGTCGGGTTCTGGTCCGAGGTGCACGACGACATCTTCCACGTGCAGCCGCACGGGGCGAGGACCGGCTACTTCCAGAACATCGAGCGTACGCGTCGTCAGGGGCTCGAGCTCGGTCTCGCCTACCAGCCGAACGAATCGTTCCGGCTGTACGGCGCGGTGGGGCTGACGCGCGCGACGTTCCAGACCACCGCGCGGCTCTCGGCGCCCTACAGCGACGATGACGACGATGACTTCGACGACGACGACGATCTGGTCGTCGCGTTCGACGATGACGATGACGATGACGAGCCCCTCGTCGAGCCGCCGGAGGTGCGGCCGGGGCACGTCTTCCCGATGGTCCCCGCGATCCGCGCCAACGTCGGCGCCACGTACCGGGCCGGGCCGCTGCGCCTCGGGCTCGAGGTGAGTCACGTCGGCAGCCAGTGGCTCCGCGGCGACGAGGACAACACCGAGGAGGAGCTGAAACTCGATCCGTACACGCTGGTGGACATCAGCGCCGAGTACCGGCTGTTCGACCGCATGACGGTCTTCGCGAACATCCAGAACGTGTTCGACGTGGAGTACAACACGTTCGGCGTGCTCACGCTGAACCACCTCAACGACATCAACTCGCCGCGCGTCGAGCCGTTCGTCACGCCCGGCTTCCCGCGGCGGGCGACCATCGGGCTGCGGTACCGGCTGTAGCAGCCCAGCGGGCCGCTGTGGCCAACGGTGTGGTGCAGCGGCTCGCCCCCTTTTCACACCGGATCTCGCGTTGAACCCGCCGGTGTGGTGGTGAGCCGCACCGGCGGGCCGCGAGGACTTCGGGCGCCGTTCGGCTTGACCCGGATGGCGCCCGGAGTATCTTGAGCATCTCGTTCGAACGCACGTTCCGGGTCCCCCCGTCAGTCTCAGGAACCGCGGGAGGCGCGTATGAAGATCGTTCGGACGGGTGCGCTGGCGGTTCTCGTCCTCGCGGCCCACCTGGCGCCGGCCCACCTCTCCGCCCAGGAAGAACAGGCAGCCGACAGCCTGGAAGTGATCCCGCTGGTGCCGCTGACGGTGACGGTGCTGCGCACGCCCGTGCGTATGGACCAGGCGCCGTTCACCGTGGCCGCCTGGCGGCGCGACGCGGCAGAGCGCGCGCGCCCCGGCCAGGGGCTGGACGAGGCGCTGCGCGGCGTCGCGGGCGTGCAGGTGGACAACCGGTACAACGACGCGCTCGGCGAACGGCTCTCGATCCGCGGCTTTGGTGCCCGGGCGCAGTTCGGCGTCCGCGGGGTCAAGGTGGTCGTGGACGGGATCCCGGCCACCATGCCGGACGGCCAGACCACGCTGAACCATCTGGATCTGGCCTCGCTCGGCCGGGTCGAGGTGATCCGCGGGCCGGCCTCCGCGCTCTGGGGCAACGGCGCGGGCGGCGTGGTCCAGCTCGAGACGGAGCCGCCTCCGGTGAGCGGCTTCCGGCAGGAGCTCGAATCCGCTGCGGGCTCCAACGGCTTCCTGCGTCTCACCAGCGTCACGGCGGGCCACGCCGGCGCCGCCGCCTACCGGGTCGCCTTCTCGCGCACGGCGAGCGACGGCTACCGGGAGTGGAACGCCTCCGAGATCTACCGCGGGAACGCGATGGTGCGCTACGCGCCGGGCGTGAACGACATCCGCGTCGTCGGCCACTTCGTGCACTACGACGCGCAGAACCCCGGCGCGCTGACGGTGGCGCAGATCGCCGAGGACCGCCGGCAGGCGAACGGCAACAACCGCGCTCAGCGCACGGGCGAGGAGGGGGTGCACGGCCAGCTCGGCGTCGTGTGGCGGCGCCCGGTCGGGCAGAACGACCTGGAGGTCTCGGTGCACGGGATCGTGCGATCGCTGACGAACCCGATCCCGCCGACGATCATCGAGCTGGACCGACTGGCCGGCGGTGCGCGCATCGCGCTGCACGGCTCCGTGGACATCGCCGACCGCGAGCTGCGCTGGTCGGTGGGCGCGGAGACGGAGCTCCAGCGCGACGACCGCCAGAACTGGGTGAACGAGCAGGGCACGCGCGGAGAGCTGACGCTCGACCAGTTCGAGACCGTCACCGGCGTGGGCGCGTTCGCGCAGGTGGCCGCGCCGCTCGCCGCGCGCGTCCACGCCCTCGGCGGCATCCGCTACGACCGTTACCGGTTCGAGGCCGAGGACCGGCTCATCACGGCGGACAACCCGGACGACTCGGGCAGCCGGACGATGGACGCGCTGAGCCCGTCGGTGGGCGTGCTGGTGGAGTGGGACTCCCGCGTACAGCTCTACACGAACGTGGCGACGTCCTACGAGACGCCGACGACCACGGAGCTGGTCAACCGGCCGA
The bacterium genome window above contains:
- a CDS encoding GHMP kinase: MTAAEAVWVEAPARLHLGLLDLRGDLGRRFGGIGIAVREPSLLLEARPAPELIVSGEEAERVASYARRFLEHHGLSGGARLHLHRAIPAHCGLGSGTQIALAVARALAILYGRPTAAAELATAVGRARRSAIGTWAFERGGFILEGGRRDDDDRPAPLLVRHAMPEDWRCVLAIPDIGPGLSGDAEEAAFRSLPPPSEALVGRIARLVLMLLLPSLVDGDLEGFGRAVTEIQRCVGESFAAVQGATFMHPLVEELIAEMLAGGAAGAGQSSWGPTVYGFVRGDAAARDLAGRIERRLAGRGLVLSVAFDNTGARAWRGGEQPSSAPGVSSDPPPSSLQ
- a CDS encoding RNA polymerase subunit sigma, giving the protein MPANGSPVGIRRLFERHYPALVRFLYRRLGDRDQAEELAQEAFTRLLNQRLRRPTAWLYAVAANLARDAARGEAVRARRLQLLAGEFADATQPSPEQELLREETARRVRAALLSLSERDRLLLLLREEGLSYREIADVVGVSPTSVGPLLTRAQRRFVQLYHDTTTEAHDASASA